The following proteins are encoded in a genomic region of Oncorhynchus masou masou isolate Uvic2021 chromosome 32, UVic_Omas_1.1, whole genome shotgun sequence:
- the ptger2a gene encoding prostaglandin E receptor 2a (subtype EP2) isoform X2: protein MANDTENDPCHSNLHIDKGNPRISAIMFSAGVIGNLAALILLEIRRRKYQSRQRLSLFHVLVTTLVVTDLMGTCLVSPFVLAAYSLNTTIIAMFNTEPPAMCEYFGFCMTFFSLATLFLLFAMALERCLSIGYPYFYGRHITKRCGYITIPFIYLVCAVFCIMPFLGFGDYVQYCPGTWCFIDMNPLMPEDRVYPVLYATVMLILVLSVAACNAFVVYHLVLMYRRRKLNGGSVTTRSKKDRRVLSMSEEVEHLIVLVFMTVIFMICSLPLVRT from the coding sequence ATGGCAAATGACACAGAGAATGATCCATGCCACAGCAATCTGCACATTGACAAGGGGAACCCGCGCATTAGCGCGATCATGTTCTCCGCCGGAGTGATAGGGAACTTGGCCGCTTTGATCCTTTTGGAGATCCGCCGCAGGAAGTACCAGAGCCGGCAGCGACTGTCGCTCTTTCACGTTCTGGTCACCACGCTGGTCGTCACGGACCTGATGGGCACCTGTCTGGTCAGCCCTTTCGTCCTGGCTGCCTATTCCTTAAACACCACCATTATTGCTATGTTTAACACTGAACCTCCTGCAATGTGTGAGTATTTTGGATTCTGTATGACTTTTTTCAGCTTGGCCACTTTATTTCTCCTCTTCGCCATGGCGCTCGAGCGATGCCTCTCAATTGGCTACCCCTACTTCTACGGGCGGCACATCACTAAACGTTGTGGATACATCACCATTCCTTTCATCTATTTAGTTTGCGCGGTATTTTGCATCATGCCCTTTTTGGGTTTCGGGGACTACGTGCAGTATTGCCCGGGGACGTGGTGCTTCATTGACATGAATCCGTTAATGCCCGAAGACCGTGTTTACCCAGTCCTGTATGCAACTGTTATGCTCATTTTAGTCCTTTCTGTAGCGGCTTGTAACGCCTTTGTCGTTTATCACCTGGTTTTGATGTACCGGAGGCGCAAACTAAACGGGGGATCCGTGACAACTCGGAGTAAGAAGGACCGGAGAGTCCTCTCCATGTCCGAAGAGGTCGAGCATCTCATCGTACTGGTGTTCATGACGGTGATATTCATGATTTGCTCCCTTCCTCTGGTG
- the ptger2a gene encoding prostaglandin E receptor 2a (subtype EP2) isoform X1 gives MANDTENDPCHSNLHIDKGNPRISAIMFSAGVIGNLAALILLEIRRRKYQSRQRLSLFHVLVTTLVVTDLMGTCLVSPFVLAAYSLNTTIIAMFNTEPPAMCEYFGFCMTFFSLATLFLLFAMALERCLSIGYPYFYGRHITKRCGYITIPFIYLVCAVFCIMPFLGFGDYVQYCPGTWCFIDMNPLMPEDRVYPVLYATVMLILVLSVAACNAFVVYHLVLMYRRRKLNGGSVTTRSKKDRRVLSMSEEVEHLIVLVFMTVIFMICSLPLVIRVYINSVGQRKESHKTDLIALLFLSTNSIVDPWVFIFLSPSVLRFFWGALCKVPLLRSR, from the exons ATGGCAAATGACACAGAGAATGATCCATGCCACAGCAATCTGCACATTGACAAGGGGAACCCGCGCATTAGCGCGATCATGTTCTCCGCCGGAGTGATAGGGAACTTGGCCGCTTTGATCCTTTTGGAGATCCGCCGCAGGAAGTACCAGAGCCGGCAGCGACTGTCGCTCTTTCACGTTCTGGTCACCACGCTGGTCGTCACGGACCTGATGGGCACCTGTCTGGTCAGCCCTTTCGTCCTGGCTGCCTATTCCTTAAACACCACCATTATTGCTATGTTTAACACTGAACCTCCTGCAATGTGTGAGTATTTTGGATTCTGTATGACTTTTTTCAGCTTGGCCACTTTATTTCTCCTCTTCGCCATGGCGCTCGAGCGATGCCTCTCAATTGGCTACCCCTACTTCTACGGGCGGCACATCACTAAACGTTGTGGATACATCACCATTCCTTTCATCTATTTAGTTTGCGCGGTATTTTGCATCATGCCCTTTTTGGGTTTCGGGGACTACGTGCAGTATTGCCCGGGGACGTGGTGCTTCATTGACATGAATCCGTTAATGCCCGAAGACCGTGTTTACCCAGTCCTGTATGCAACTGTTATGCTCATTTTAGTCCTTTCTGTAGCGGCTTGTAACGCCTTTGTCGTTTATCACCTGGTTTTGATGTACCGGAGGCGCAAACTAAACGGGGGATCCGTGACAACTCGGAGTAAGAAGGACCGGAGAGTCCTCTCCATGTCCGAAGAGGTCGAGCATCTCATCGTACTGGTGTTCATGACGGTGATATTCATGATTTGCTCCCTTCCTCTGGTG ATCCGTGTGTACATAAACTCCGTGGGCCAGCGGAAAGAGAGCCACAAGACGGACCTCAtcgccctcctctttctctccaccaaCTCCATCGTGGACCCCTGGGTGTTCATCTTCCTCAGCCCGTCAGTGCTGCGCTTCTTCTGGGGAGCGTTGTGCAAGGTGCCCCTCCTGCGCTCCAGGTAG